A window of Synechococcus sp. MEDNS5 contains these coding sequences:
- a CDS encoding Nif11-like leader peptide family RiPP precursor: protein MAVKDLQSFLAKVEQDPNLQEQLSQLDLLGILKLAEQQGFQVRAADLLRAQAEQIMAMSDDELDLLVEGGLDDLFDMNDFQAYLERT from the coding sequence GTGGCCGTTAAGGATCTTCAATCATTCCTTGCCAAAGTTGAGCAGGATCCCAATCTTCAAGAGCAGCTCAGTCAGCTCGACCTGCTTGGAATTTTAAAGCTAGCCGAACAGCAAGGATTCCAAGTGAGAGCTGCAGATCTTCTCAGAGCTCAGGCTGAGCAAATCATGGCCATGAGCGACGACGAGCTCGATCTCTTGGTGGAAGGAGGGCTTGACGACCTATTCGATATGAATGACTTTCAGGCTTACCTAGAACGCACCTGA
- a CDS encoding NAD-dependent epimerase has product MSEGTSMSEGTAMRTVLVTGAAGFIGADLCLRLLERGERVIGIDNLNSYYDPALKRARLARIDAVAATASAGRWRFEPLALEEGGALMDLFAAERPEVVVNLAAQAGVRYSLENPAAYIQSNLVGFGNILEGCRHHGVENLVYASSSSVYGGNRNLPFHERQPVNHPVSLYAASKKANELMAHTYSHLYGLPATGLRFFTVYGPWGRPDMAPMLFAKAILAGEPIKVFNHGKMQRDFTYIDDIVEGVLRCCDKPATANPEFDPMAPDPATAAAPHRVFNIGNSQPTELLRFIEVMEQALGREAIKQFQPMQPGDVVATAADTAALEAWVGFKPSTPIEDGVERFACWYREFYKA; this is encoded by the coding sequence ATGAGCGAGGGAACATCCATGAGCGAGGGAACAGCCATGAGAACCGTTCTGGTGACCGGCGCCGCAGGCTTCATCGGCGCTGATCTCTGTCTGCGCCTGCTGGAGCGGGGCGAGCGGGTGATCGGCATCGACAACCTCAACAGCTACTACGACCCGGCGCTCAAGCGCGCCCGCCTTGCGCGCATCGATGCGGTGGCGGCCACGGCATCGGCCGGTCGTTGGCGCTTTGAACCCCTGGCTCTGGAGGAGGGCGGGGCGCTGATGGACCTGTTTGCCGCTGAGCGGCCCGAGGTGGTGGTGAATCTCGCCGCCCAGGCCGGCGTGCGTTACTCCCTCGAGAATCCTGCCGCTTACATCCAGAGCAATCTGGTGGGCTTCGGCAACATCCTCGAAGGTTGCCGGCATCACGGTGTGGAGAACCTGGTGTATGCCTCCAGCAGTTCGGTATACGGCGGTAACCGCAATCTCCCTTTCCATGAGCGACAGCCGGTGAACCACCCGGTAAGCCTCTATGCGGCCAGCAAGAAGGCCAATGAGCTCATGGCCCACACCTACAGCCATCTTTATGGTCTGCCCGCCACCGGTCTGCGCTTCTTTACCGTCTATGGCCCTTGGGGCCGGCCTGATATGGCGCCGATGTTGTTCGCCAAGGCCATCCTCGCTGGTGAGCCGATCAAAGTGTTCAACCACGGCAAAATGCAGCGCGACTTCACGTACATCGACGACATCGTGGAGGGGGTGCTTCGCTGCTGCGACAAGCCGGCCACCGCCAATCCCGAGTTCGACCCGATGGCGCCCGATCCAGCCACGGCAGCGGCTCCTCATCGCGTGTTCAACATCGGCAACAGCCAGCCCACGGAGCTTCTGCGCTTCATCGAGGTGATGGAGCAGGCACTCGGGCGGGAGGCGATCAAGCAGTTTCAGCCAATGCAGCCGGGGGATGTGGTGGCGACAGCCGCTGATACAGCCGCCCTGGAAGCCTGGGTGGGCTTCAAGCCTTCCACTCCGATCGAAGATGGTGTGGAGCGCTTCGCTTGCTGGTATCGGGAGTTTTACAAGGCTTAG
- a CDS encoding nucleotide sugar dehydrogenase produces the protein MPSIRSICCIGAGYVGGPTMAVIADRCPGVQVTVVDINQARIDAWNDADLSKLPVYEPGLDAVVGRARGRNLRFSTAVDEAIAAADMVFISVNTPTKTKGLGAGQASDLRWVEACARQVAKSATGHTIVVEKSTLPVRTAEAIKAILASAEASGGDRSFAVLSNPEFLAEGTAIPDLESPDRVLIGGEHPEAIDALACVYSHWVPQERILRTNLWSSELSKLTANAFLAQRISSINSVAALCEATGADVREVARAIGTDSRIGPKFLNAGPGFGGSCFQKDILNLVYLCRHFGLPDVADYWESVVQLNTWQQHRIARLVVQKLFGTVTGKRLAILGFAFKADTNDTREAPAIRIAKDLLEEGAQLAIHDPKVEPEQIARDLSLPASEAPNAESGPTRASLSGEGTWWPSASVAAALEGADSVLILTEWNQYRQLDWTDLAQRMRQPAWVFDARSVVDPDQVHAAGLKLWRIGEGQP, from the coding sequence GTGCCTTCGATTCGCTCCATTTGCTGCATTGGCGCCGGCTATGTGGGCGGGCCAACCATGGCCGTGATTGCCGACCGCTGCCCCGGCGTGCAGGTGACGGTGGTGGACATCAACCAGGCGCGTATCGACGCCTGGAATGATGCCGACCTCAGCAAGCTGCCGGTGTACGAACCCGGCCTGGATGCCGTGGTGGGCCGTGCCCGGGGCCGCAATCTGCGCTTTTCCACGGCTGTGGATGAGGCCATCGCTGCGGCCGACATGGTGTTCATTTCTGTGAACACCCCCACCAAAACGAAGGGCCTGGGTGCCGGCCAGGCCAGTGATCTGCGCTGGGTTGAGGCCTGTGCTCGCCAGGTGGCCAAGTCCGCCACCGGCCACACGATCGTGGTGGAGAAGAGCACCCTGCCGGTGCGCACCGCTGAAGCGATTAAGGCGATCCTGGCCTCGGCGGAAGCGTCCGGGGGAGATCGCTCCTTCGCCGTTCTCTCCAATCCGGAATTCCTCGCCGAAGGCACCGCCATCCCTGACCTGGAATCACCCGATCGCGTGTTGATCGGCGGCGAGCACCCCGAGGCAATCGATGCCCTGGCCTGCGTGTATAGCCACTGGGTTCCGCAGGAGCGCATTCTCCGCACCAACCTCTGGAGCAGTGAGCTCTCCAAGCTCACCGCCAATGCCTTTCTGGCCCAGCGCATCAGTTCGATCAATTCCGTGGCGGCCCTCTGCGAAGCCACCGGCGCGGATGTGCGCGAGGTGGCCCGGGCGATCGGCACCGACAGCCGCATCGGTCCCAAATTCCTCAATGCCGGCCCTGGCTTCGGGGGCAGCTGCTTTCAGAAGGACATTCTCAATCTGGTGTATCTCTGCCGTCATTTCGGTCTGCCGGATGTGGCCGATTACTGGGAATCGGTGGTGCAGCTCAACACCTGGCAGCAGCACCGGATTGCACGCCTGGTGGTGCAGAAGCTTTTCGGCACCGTGACCGGCAAGCGCCTGGCGATCCTTGGCTTTGCCTTCAAGGCCGACACCAACGACACCCGCGAAGCGCCGGCGATCCGCATCGCCAAGGACCTGCTGGAGGAAGGGGCGCAACTGGCAATCCACGATCCCAAGGTGGAGCCCGAGCAGATCGCCCGCGATCTGAGCCTGCCCGCCAGTGAAGCCCCTAATGCCGAGTCTGGCCCCACCCGAGCCTCTCTCAGCGGCGAGGGCACCTGGTGGCCGAGCGCGTCTGTGGCGGCTGCCCTGGAAGGGGCTGATTCCGTGTTGATTCTCACGGAGTGGAACCAGTACCGGCAGCTCGACTGGACTGATCTTGCCCAGCGCATGCGTCAGCCCGCCTGGGTGTTCGATGCGCGCTCGGTGGTGGATCCCGATCAGGTGCATGCCGCCGGCCTGAAGCTCTGGCGCATCGGCGAGGGCCAACCATGA
- a CDS encoding glycosyltransferase family A protein codes for MAFDDFSRRFGGAQVMGPRGAAVITPYYKESLEVLERCHRSCLAQEGDWPLRHVMVADGFARPEIEGWDVEHISLARGHGDNGNTPRCIGAISAINQGYWPILFLDADNWFHPWHISAVVTLRHRHPSADVLAMGRECALPDGTLIPGLPEEDLGLRHVDTSSYVFYPSAFRVLPLWGMMPPYLGPICDRFIRQAIDDYGLVMAGTHQPSVVFTAHYSWGYQALGRPVPEDVHDIDWGRLRAQFDPGDVYRRTGLHLALTTPASASGAAGTVHQGSSLSGPRLSPIAEQS; via the coding sequence ATGGCTTTCGATGACTTTTCGCGGCGGTTCGGCGGCGCTCAGGTGATGGGTCCTCGGGGGGCTGCGGTCATCACGCCTTACTACAAAGAATCTTTAGAGGTTCTGGAGCGCTGCCATCGCAGTTGCCTTGCGCAAGAAGGGGACTGGCCTCTCCGCCATGTGATGGTGGCGGATGGCTTTGCTCGGCCGGAAATCGAGGGCTGGGATGTCGAGCACATCAGCTTGGCGAGGGGGCATGGCGATAACGGCAACACGCCCCGTTGCATCGGGGCGATCTCAGCCATTAATCAGGGCTATTGGCCCATTCTTTTTCTAGATGCCGATAACTGGTTCCATCCTTGGCATATCAGCGCTGTGGTGACGCTGCGCCATCGTCATCCCAGTGCCGATGTGTTGGCGATGGGGCGTGAATGTGCCCTCCCTGATGGCACGTTGATTCCAGGGCTGCCTGAGGAAGATTTAGGGCTTCGTCATGTGGATACATCGTCGTATGTGTTTTATCCATCAGCCTTCAGGGTGTTGCCGCTTTGGGGAATGATGCCCCCCTATTTGGGCCCTATTTGCGATCGCTTCATACGGCAGGCAATTGATGACTACGGCTTGGTGATGGCCGGCACCCACCAACCCAGTGTGGTCTTTACAGCCCACTACAGCTGGGGGTATCAGGCGCTTGGTCGCCCTGTGCCTGAAGACGTTCATGACATCGATTGGGGCCGTCTTCGAGCTCAATTCGACCCCGGGGATGTGTATCGCCGAACCGGTCTGCACCTGGCTCTCACCACGCCGGCGAGTGCATCAGGTGCTGCCGGTACTGTTCATCAGGGGTCTAGCCTCAGTGGCCCTCGGCTGTCTCCGATTGCAGAACAGTCCTAG
- a CDS encoding photosystem II reaction center protein L — protein sequence MERNPNPNNLPVELNRTSLYLGLLVVFTTGILFSSYFFN from the coding sequence ATGGAGCGCAATCCCAACCCCAACAACCTGCCGGTTGAGCTGAACCGCACAAGCCTCTATCTCGGCTTGTTGGTGGTGTTCACCACGGGCATCCTCTTCTCCAGCTACTTCTTCAACTGA
- the psbF gene encoding cytochrome b559 subunit beta → MTQSPATSTPRNYPIFTVRWLAVHTLGVPTVFFLGALAAMQFIRR, encoded by the coding sequence ATGACCCAATCCCCCGCCACATCCACACCGCGCAACTATCCGATCTTCACGGTGCGTTGGCTCGCTGTTCACACCCTGGGTGTACCAACCGTGTTTTTCCTTGGCGCCCTGGCCGCCATGCAGTTCATCCGTCGTTGA
- a CDS encoding DUF6447 family protein — protein MDSLFTIGKITHTIGRHYKTIMSDFENVQDNTAVSEQSTGSDQQTLTLDGRVYPMNALPAEAINVLNDLIRSETELNEHRFRMRQLSAAQQTLTVALNKLVENAGIAPISTIENNESNSKEEAA, from the coding sequence TTGGATTCGTTGTTTACCATCGGCAAAATTACCCATACAATCGGCCGACACTACAAAACCATCATGAGCGATTTCGAGAACGTTCAGGACAACACGGCGGTCAGCGAGCAATCCACTGGTAGTGATCAGCAGACCTTGACTCTCGATGGTCGCGTCTATCCCATGAATGCACTGCCAGCAGAAGCCATCAATGTTCTCAACGACCTCATTCGCTCTGAGACCGAATTGAACGAGCATCGTTTCCGGATGCGTCAGTTGTCTGCAGCACAACAAACCCTGACCGTTGCCTTGAACAAATTGGTTGAAAACGCTGGTATTGCGCCAATTTCCACAATCGAGAATAACGAAAGCAACAGCAAAGAAGAAGCAGCCTGA
- a CDS encoding photosystem II reaction center protein J yields MSGKKSGLPDGRIPDRLPDGRPAVAWRSRWTEGTLPLWLVATAGGMAVLFVVGLFFYGSYTGVGSA; encoded by the coding sequence ATGAGTGGTAAGAAATCAGGTCTTCCTGACGGCCGCATTCCCGATCGCCTTCCTGATGGTCGCCCTGCTGTGGCCTGGCGTTCCCGCTGGACTGAAGGCACCCTGCCCCTCTGGCTCGTGGCTACTGCCGGTGGCATGGCTGTGCTGTTCGTGGTGGGCCTGTTCTTCTACGGCTCCTACACGGGTGTTGGTTCCGCCTGA
- the hisS gene encoding histidine--tRNA ligase has product MTQLQSLRGMVDLLPGQTQRWQAVESMARSHFRRSGCLEIRTPLLEVTELFARGIGEATDVVGKEMYSFQDRGERSCTLRPEGTASVVRAALQHGLLAQGGQRLWYAGPMFRYERPQAGRQRQFHQIGVEWLGVASPVSDAEVIALAWDLLADCGVEGLALELNSLGTPADRKAYRTTLVNWLDARREHLDADSQQRLNTNPLRILDSKIPETQSLLQDAPMLEQSLCDESRERHQAVIEALDALAIPYQLNPRLVRGLDYYGHTAFEITSDQLGAQATVCGGGRYDGLVEQLGGGPTPAIGWALGMERLLLVLAAAAEANPSGRASRLVQPAAPDVYVVNRGDAATHQALVLCRRLRGFGLVVERDESGSAFGKQFKRADRSGAAFALVLGDEEAARGVVRLKALQAASGAETAFPQADWSLNDLDALVAQLRKG; this is encoded by the coding sequence ATGACGCAACTGCAAAGCCTGCGCGGCATGGTTGATCTCTTGCCCGGGCAAACCCAGCGCTGGCAGGCGGTGGAATCAATGGCCCGTAGCCATTTTCGGCGGTCGGGGTGCCTCGAGATCCGCACGCCTTTGCTCGAGGTCACTGAGTTGTTTGCCCGTGGCATCGGTGAAGCCACTGATGTGGTGGGTAAGGAGATGTACAGCTTTCAGGATCGTGGTGAGCGCTCTTGCACCCTTAGGCCAGAGGGAACGGCTTCCGTCGTGCGAGCAGCCTTGCAGCATGGCCTTCTTGCCCAAGGCGGTCAGCGGCTGTGGTACGCCGGGCCGATGTTCCGCTATGAGCGGCCTCAGGCAGGTCGTCAGCGTCAGTTTCATCAAATTGGAGTGGAGTGGCTCGGAGTTGCATCACCTGTCAGTGATGCCGAAGTGATCGCTTTGGCTTGGGATTTGCTTGCGGATTGTGGAGTTGAAGGTCTGGCTTTGGAGCTCAACAGCCTGGGCACCCCTGCTGATCGCAAGGCGTATCGCACCACACTTGTGAACTGGCTTGACGCGCGGCGGGAGCATTTGGATGCCGATTCTCAGCAACGTTTGAACACGAATCCCTTGCGCATTCTCGATAGCAAGATCCCCGAAACGCAGTCCCTACTCCAGGACGCCCCGATGTTGGAACAAAGCTTGTGTGATGAGAGCCGGGAGCGTCACCAAGCGGTTATTGAGGCTCTCGATGCTCTAGCAATTCCTTATCAGCTCAATCCTCGTTTGGTGCGTGGTCTGGACTACTACGGCCATACAGCATTTGAAATCACTAGCGATCAACTTGGAGCTCAGGCCACGGTCTGCGGTGGTGGGCGTTACGACGGGCTGGTTGAGCAGCTGGGGGGTGGACCAACGCCCGCCATTGGTTGGGCTTTGGGCATGGAACGTTTGCTGCTGGTCCTGGCGGCGGCAGCAGAGGCCAATCCGTCAGGGAGAGCCTCTCGCTTGGTTCAGCCGGCTGCACCGGATGTGTATGTGGTGAATCGGGGCGATGCCGCGACTCATCAGGCGTTGGTGCTGTGTCGTCGTCTTCGTGGCTTTGGTTTGGTTGTTGAAAGGGATGAATCCGGTTCAGCCTTTGGCAAGCAGTTCAAGCGTGCTGACCGCAGTGGTGCTGCATTTGCCCTCGTGCTGGGCGATGAGGAGGCGGCCCGTGGCGTCGTTCGGTTGAAAGCGCTTCAGGCTGCCTCCGGAGCTGAGACGGCATTCCCCCAGGCGGACTGGAGTCTCAATGATCTCGATGCACTTGTGGCTCAGCTCAGAAAGGGGTGA